The Podospora bellae-mahoneyi strain CBS 112042 chromosome 7, whole genome shotgun sequence genomic sequence TTTCGGCCTCGCTCCCAAATCTTACCGACCTCGACCTGAAACTGGCTCTCGGTCCCCGCCCGGCGTCGACTCCTACCCGACGACTCGCGGCCGTTTTCCTTGAGCGCCTCATCCCAGACGTCGGTGTTGGCGTCAATGTCAAACTGCGGGCAAAGAACCGTCACCTTACTGGGGAACCTGCCTGGAGTTTTGGCCGGGGCACCGAGGGTTACTTTGAGGGATTCGAAAATCGGGTTCTTAAACGTCAGAACAAAGTGCACCGGCTTGAGGGGTTCGAGGAGATCGCCCAGGATGGCGGGGGCAGCGGGCCCATTAGGCCCCGGGAGGTTGAGACGTCGGATGGTGATGCTTGGGATATAGCTGCCTGCTACCAACCTGATTCTGAAGCGCGTGGTCTGGACTTTGGCTTCGGGCTTGGAGATGATGTGACGGCAGACAGGGCAGCGCTTGGAGCGTTTTGTACGCAAGAGGTAGGGAACTGGTCGCAGAGACGAGTTGAACCGGGCAGCTCCATAAAGATGAGTTTCTCCCAGGTTGGGCGGCTGGGAGCAGATTTGGGTGCTTGACGCTGTGTCGAGAAAATCTGATTGATGGAGTTGAGTGATCAGTGAGGATTCGTCGAGGTCTGTCTCGAGTAGGCCTTCGTCGGCCGTGATGGCTTCGCGCATGGCGCCCAACTTGGACTTGGCTCTTGGGTCATGGAGCTTTCCGCCCGTGTACAGGTTCATTATTCGTGACAACGAGGACGGCGACGAAAAGCCGAGATCTCCCAGAGACGAGAAGCCGTTATCTCCCGCGTTTGGATCGGCAAGCTGACTGTTATAAAACAGCTTGAGATTCGCAAACTGTGTTTCCAGGTCCATATCTTGCGCTGCAGCAGCTTCACTTGACGCAGCTAGTGCTGCCTCCCCTCCGCGATGGGACAACTCCTTACGCCGATCCTTACGTTCCTTAGCCGTGAGCCTAGAAGCGCCCCCATTGCGAATTTTGGCGAGCTGAGCGTGAATACTATTCGGCTTGTCAAACTGAATGCCAATTTCGGTCGAGCTCCAGCTGCAGTAGGAGCAAATCAGCGAGTATGTCGTGTGCGGTGTGCCAGCGCGGTCAGGTGCAAGTAGACTTGGGTCTGACGGCGGTGCTTCTATGCTCGTTACGGAAACGGGCCCAATGCATATTGGGCACTGGAAGCAGCTGCGAGTGCATCTGAAATTGATCTCTTATTAGCAATGCCTACCAAGGGCAAGCCGGACACCAGACATAGACGACGAACGGACCTGTTGCCTTCACTCTTAAGGTTGCTGCTCGGCACTTCAAACAGACAACTGGGACAGAAGTAGGTCGCAATCTCCTCAGTGATACAGCGAGGGCAGCGAATCTGGTGACAGTCTTCGCAGTACAAGAGATACTCGAGCGGGTAAAGACTGAAGTTGGCTCGCGGGGCACGGGGATCAAAGGCGTTatcttcttcgtcaccgTCAGCACTGGTCGGCGATGTTGCGTCTGAAGGCCGCCCAAGCGATGCTGAGTCGGAGCAGGGACATTGAATGTACGTGTATGGACTCAAGGGCGCCATTACGCCCCAGCGCTATATGAAAACTGCCACAGGCAAGAAATGGGAAGTAAAAGTCGTCGGAGACTGCCGCCGCGTGGACACCTTCATGTGGCCCCGCACCTTTTCGAGCTGGAATTTAATTGTAGCTTCCAAAAGTTGGAAGCTTGACGCGCTTGATGGGCAGTTGACACGCGCCGCCAGTTAATTTTGGTGGCACCATTccaaaccctaaccctttgAACCCAAGCcacatcatctcatctccttcctcttccacaacCTGGAATCCCCCAACATCAATCCCCATTGTTTTATAATCTCGTACAGTCAAAGTTACTCGCAGTCGCGCGTGACTCGGTTAATTTTCGTCTTTTCCGGACCTAACAACAGACGATGATGGATCGCGGCACATCGCTTGCAGACAGGATAAGGATCATGCATCATTCGGTTTGGAATGCTGAGATATCCATCCTCGCAAACGAATCCGGATGTGCGATACAAGCGTATCGTGGTGACACCCATGTGCCCTGGGTCATGCAAAGCTGAGGTTAATTCCTGCGGCCCCCTCGCGGATCTGCTTCACCGTAAGGTGAAGCAGATTTCACATCCATACTGTAGCAACACGTCAAGTGAATGGCGATAGTGGTCCTGGAGAGACGGCATATTTTACAGACTTTACACATCTTACCAGCAGCATAATCACACCATAACCTGCTTTAGCAGTGGAACTGAATGACCCGCCTGGTTCACCTACCACCGGAACTGGCGTCCGTCCAGCTAACCTTATTCTTGGTCGTCCGTTTTTGGGGCACTGGTGAACCAAACACCTCCCGGCACCCCGCGCTTCCGCCATCCCATCGCCGGCAGAGCTGCTAAGTGGCCAGCATCGAGTTCATAACCGACATATCTCTCACCCGGCGAAGAGACGGCTTCTCCAGCCAGGAACTGCCTCTGGCAGTGCGTTGACTTGTGGCTCCGAGTCTCCGTGGTCCTCTCGGATCTTTTGGAGCCGGTGAATAGCCACCTCAGAGCTTATGGAACgtccatcaaccccaataTCAACCCTCAAGAGGTGGGATGGCGATACCAAGGGGTGTACGGCTTGGGATAGCCTGAGAAGGGTACTTTTTCCATCAGCGTCTAGCACTGGCTCGAGGATAATCCTACTAA encodes the following:
- a CDS encoding hypothetical protein (EggNog:ENOG503NXXI; COG:N); its protein translation is MAPLSPYTYIQCPCSDSASLGRPSDATSPTSADGDEEDNAFDPRAPRANFSLYPLEYLLYCEDCHQIRCPRCITEEIATYFCPSCLFEVPSSNLKSEGNRCTRSCFQCPICIGPVSVTSIEAPPSDPSLLAPDRAGTPHTTYSLICSYCSWSSTEIGIQFDKPNSIHAQLAKIRNGGASRLTAKERKDRRKELSHRGGEAALAASSEAAAAQDMDLETQFANLKLFYNSQLADPNAGDNGFSSLGDLGFSSPSSLSRIMNLYTGGKLHDPRAKSKLGAMREAITADEGLLETDLDESSLITQLHQSDFLDTASSTQICSQPPNLGETHLYGAARFNSSLRPVPYLLRTKRSKRCPVCRHIISKPEAKVQTTRFRIRLVAGSYIPSITIRRLNLPGPNGPAAPAILGDLLEPLKPVHFVLTFKNPIFESLKVTLGAPAKTPGRFPSKVTVLCPQFDIDANTDVWDEALKENGRESSGRSRRRAGTESQFQVEVGKIWERGRNWVSIIVEVVPASLKLESGRDVLKQDEDVLEIPMFVRIEWEAEGGGDDAASGTGRDKDQKEKKELAYWCVLGLGRIKQG